The nucleotide sequence CTCTTCAGGATGAAAACGAACGTTTTCTAGCAGAACGATCTCACCGGTTTCAGCCTCACGGATAACACTGTCTGCCTTGTCGCCGATGCAGTCTTCCGCAAAGTGAACAGGCGCATCAACCAGTGTTTTGAGATGGTCTGCAACCGGCCTGAGGCTGAATGCTTCATCCGGTTTACCTGCCGGACGGCCCAGGTGACTGGTAAGGATCAGTTTGGCTTCAGCATCCACCACGTACCGGATAGATTCGAGTGCCTGCACTATCCGGTTATCGTCCGTTATGGTTCCATTTTCGATCGGTACATTGAAATCAACCCTCATAAGTACCGTTTTTCCCTTCAGCTCTGCATCTTTTAGCGTTAATTTCGACATATTCTTAAATATTACAGGTTCAGTTGATAGTTATTTTTACACATCCAGCAGGTTCGTAAGAGTAGCGAAGTCACTGAATGTGACAGACGCTCTGTTTCTGTTGCCATTGGACATATCCGTTTCAAACCCCGTATACCAGGCGGTGCTCCATCCCGCATTGGACCCACCTTCAATATCGGAGACGTACGAATCGCCCACATATAAAATTTTATTGCGTTCCACGCCTGCCATATCGCTGGCCTTGTCGAATACGGCAGGATGCGGTTTCATCTTTCCAACATCTTCCGAAATCAGGAATGTTTTGCAGTAGCGATTCAGCTCCATGATTTCAAATTTTTTCTCCTGAGTCTCCTTGAAACCATTCGTGATAATGCCGGTTTTATACTTACGGCTCACCCTTTCCAGCGCTTCCTTAGCACCCTCTACCCAAATCCAGTGATTCCGGTAATTTGTCATATACGCACTCCCGATCTCACTGCTGACCGATGTATCCATATTCAGCTCCTTCATGGTATCGTGAAAGCGTGAAAACTGAAGATGGTGACGGTCAATTTCGTTTCTCTGGTATCTGCTCCATAACATGTGATTATTGACCCGGTAGGCATTCAGCCACTCGTCAAGGGTTACACGCTGAAGTTCAGGATACGACTCATAGGTTACACGCTGTGCATTGGTTTCTGCCGAGGAGTGATTCAGCAGCGTGTTGTCCAGATCAAAGTAAATAAAGTCAGGATTCATGAGTCGTTTTACCACAATTCTAAATGTTTAAATCAGCACGCAAAATACAAAAACACAGCCACTTTTTTGGATCAAGCCTGCTTAAGAAGTGCCTTTTTAAAGTCTGGGAATTCAGGTTTTAGTTCCTTGGCCTGCTTTTCCCCTTCCAGGCATGACTGCAGCCTTTCAGGCACCTCCACAGGCTCACCCGTCACCGGTTCAATCACATCCCTGAATTTAACAGGGTGCGCTGTTCCAAGAACAACAACAGGTTTCTCGCTGCCATTCTTTTTCCTCCAGGCGGAAGCTGCAAGATAGCCGGTAGCCGTATGAGGGCACATCAGATAACCTGTACGGCGATGGAGCTCCAGAATTGCCTCTCGGGTATGATTGTCATCAAACCAGTATCCCTTCAGTGCAGATCTTATGGCACTATCTGAACCGCCAAACAGATAACGAATTCTGGAAAAGTTGCTCGGGTCACCCACGTCCATCGCATTCGAAATTGTGGGCACCGATTTGCGCGGCCTGTATTCACCGCCTGAAAGAAAT is from Rhodohalobacter mucosus and encodes:
- a CDS encoding HAD family hydrolase, which translates into the protein MVKRLMNPDFIYFDLDNTLLNHSSAETNAQRVTYESYPELQRVTLDEWLNAYRVNNHMLWSRYQRNEIDRHHLQFSRFHDTMKELNMDTSVSSEIGSAYMTNYRNHWIWVEGAKEALERVSRKYKTGIITNGFKETQEKKFEIMELNRYCKTFLISEDVGKMKPHPAVFDKASDMAGVERNKILYVGDSYVSDIEGGSNAGWSTAWYTGFETDMSNGNRNRASVTFSDFATLTNLLDV